CTAAAATTGCTCCACTTCCAAGTAATATAGTTGTTGGTTTTTCAAATCTAGTTTTATATTTAATATGTTTAATAACAGCTGAACAAGACATAGTAAATACTGCGCAAGTTGATAAAAAGCTTATAACCGAAGCATCTAGTGTAGTTACTGCATCTAGTACTGGTTTTATAATAACTCCTCCACCAAGTCCAGAAATTGCTCCTACAATAGATGCAATAAATCCTACTATGAAAAATATCATATGTGTTTCTCCTATCCTAAATTTTTACACTGATTTTCTTAATAGTAAGTATTCCCTAAAACAGTAAAATAATATATTTATTTAGACATAAAAGAAAATTATTTAAATAATAATCTTGGGTTAAAGTGCTATATTCGATTATCTTATATATCTAGAGATATTTTACAGAATCATAAGAAGATGGATTTTAAGTATATTTGTAGAAATATAAATTATAATAAGATATAAATATTATTTTAGAATGTATATAATAATAAGATATATAAAAATATAAAGCTGGAAAGTTGATGAGAATTATATGAAAAAGAAAATATTGTTTTTAGTAATTATTTGTATATCTATAGTTTTACTAAGTAATTATACTTATTCACAAAAGAATCAACTATCTGAGGAAGAAAAGATATATGACTTTAAATATGTATATAAAGTTATAAAAACAGGGTATCCTTACTTAGATGTAAATAAGAGACTTAATCATATTGACTGGTTAGAAAATGAGGACAAGTATATAAACAGAATTAAAAATACTGAAAATGATGAAGAATTTATAGAAGAGATGTCATCTATATTATCTGAATTAAACAATAAACACACTGAATTAATAGATAATAAAAACAGATATGAACTTTTTAAAAAATCATACTCTAATAATAATTGGTATGACTTTCTTAATGACAAAAAAGTTGTAGATAGATATAATTCTATAAATACTAAAATAAAAATGCCAAATGATATTTTTATAAAAAAAGAACTAATTTTAGAAGATATAATTAAAGGTAAGGTTGGATACATGTATTTACCTGCAATGTCACCACAAAATGGGTCAATAGATAAGGATTTTAAGATGATAGGAGATTATATTAATACATTAGGAAAACATCAAGCTTTAATTATTGATATAAGAGGAAATTCAGGAGGAAGTGATAGGTATTGGAAAGGAATTGTATCTAAACTTATAAAAAATGATATAAAAATAGAAGGCTATAGACTCTATAGAAATAATAATGAAATAGTTGAGAACTATACCAATGCAAGAAATATAAAGTTAGAACCGATAGAAAATCTACCATTGAGTGTAAAGAAAAATGCACCAGAAGAAACGTTAAAAAATTTTAGTAACTTTGAAAAGACTTCTTACACTATAAATACTAAAAATACTAATAGTGATTTAAAATTTCAAGGTAATATATACTTACTTATAGACGAAAAAGTATATTCATCATCAGAGTCGTTTTCTATGTTTTGTAAAGAGACTAAGTTTGCAACTTTAGTAGGAAAAACTACTGGAGGTGATGGTGGAGGAATAGACCCTGTATTGTTTGAGTTAAAAAATAGTGGTTTAATAGTTAGAATGTCAAGCTGTATGTATTTAAACAAAGACGGAATATGTGATGAAGAATTTAAAACTATTCCTGACTTTAAAGTAAAAGACTGTAAGAGAACTGCAAATTTTAAAGATGATAACAGTATAAAAAAGGTATTAAAGCTTGAAAATATCAATTATTAAATAACAATTAAATATTGATGGATATTATTTTAGAGATTTATCTTTAGCACTAATAAAGTATAAAAGAAAATCGTAAAAAAAGTAACTCAAAATGATTTTAAATTATTTTGGGTTACTTTTTTATGTAAGTTTTGAAGTTTTTTATAA
This sequence is a window from Clostridioides difficile. Protein-coding genes within it:
- a CDS encoding S41 family peptidase — its product is MKKKILFLVIICISIVLLSNYTYSQKNQLSEEEKIYDFKYVYKVIKTGYPYLDVNKRLNHIDWLENEDKYINRIKNTENDEEFIEEMSSILSELNNKHTELIDNKNRYELFKKSYSNNNWYDFLNDKKVVDRYNSINTKIKMPNDIFIKKELILEDIIKGKVGYMYLPAMSPQNGSIDKDFKMIGDYINTLGKHQALIIDIRGNSGGSDRYWKGIVSKLIKNDIKIEGYRLYRNNNEIVENYTNARNIKLEPIENLPLSVKKNAPEETLKNFSNFEKTSYTINTKNTNSDLKFQGNIYLLIDEKVYSSSESFSMFCKETKFATLVGKTTGGDGGGIDPVLFELKNSGLIVRMSSCMYLNKDGICDEEFKTIPDFKVKDCKRTANFKDDNSIKKVLKLENINY